The following proteins are encoded in a genomic region of Bacteroidales bacterium:
- the rffA gene encoding dTDP-4-amino-4,6-dideoxygalactose transaminase, producing the protein MIQFNKPYLSGNEIGYIEQAILNGHISGNGIFTKKCHDFFTQKYGFKKCLLTTSCTDALEMAAILCDIQLGDEVIMPSYTFVSTANAFVLRGAKVVFADSREDHPGIDENKIESLVTSRTKVIVPVHYAGVACNMDVIMDIAKRYNLLVVEDAAQAIDSYYKGKPLGGIGHLGCFSFHETKNIQCGEGGMLVINDERFFKRAEIIWEKGTNRAEFFRGEVNKYGWVDIGSSFLPSEIIAAFLYAQLENLELIQKKRTKIWKHYYSQLIELQNNKYITLPYINEYASNNAHLFYLICRSLDDRNSLIAFLKKNNIHAVFHYLPLHNSEFYKHVYYDKDLYWSKFYSDRIIRLPLFIDLSNDQINYMVSNIFKYFKS; encoded by the coding sequence ATGATTCAATTTAATAAACCTTATTTATCAGGAAATGAAATAGGTTATATTGAACAAGCAATACTAAATGGTCATATTTCAGGTAATGGGATATTTACAAAAAAATGTCATGATTTTTTTACGCAAAAATATGGATTTAAAAAATGTTTATTAACCACAAGTTGTACGGATGCCCTAGAAATGGCTGCCATTCTTTGTGATATTCAACTTGGCGATGAGGTTATAATGCCTTCGTATACATTTGTTTCTACAGCTAATGCATTTGTGTTACGTGGGGCTAAGGTTGTTTTTGCAGATAGTAGAGAGGATCATCCAGGTATTGATGAAAATAAAATTGAGTCACTGGTTACTTCACGGACGAAAGTCATAGTTCCTGTTCATTATGCAGGTGTTGCTTGCAATATGGATGTCATTATGGATATTGCAAAACGGTATAATCTATTAGTTGTTGAAGATGCTGCGCAAGCAATTGATTCATATTATAAAGGGAAACCGCTAGGAGGGATAGGACACCTAGGTTGTTTTTCGTTCCATGAGACTAAAAATATTCAATGCGGAGAAGGCGGAATGCTTGTGATTAATGATGAGCGATTTTTTAAAAGGGCTGAAATTATTTGGGAAAAAGGCACTAATCGAGCTGAATTTTTTAGAGGTGAGGTAAATAAATATGGTTGGGTAGATATTGGCTCTTCATTTTTACCATCAGAAATAATTGCGGCATTTTTATATGCTCAACTAGAAAATCTTGAATTAATTCAAAAAAAAAGAACTAAAATATGGAAGCATTACTATTCTCAGCTAATCGAATTGCAAAATAATAAATACATAACATTACCATATATTAATGAATATGCATCCAATAATGCACATTTATTTTATTTAATTTGTAGATCATTAGATGATCGTAATTCTTTAATTGCTTTCTTAAAAAAAAATAATATACATGCAGTTTTTCATTATTTACCATTGCATAATTCTGAATTTTATAAACATGTTTACTATGACAAAGATTTATATTGGAGTAAATTTTATAGCGATAGAATAATTCGGCTTCCATTATTTATAGATCTTTCTAATGATCAAATTAACTATATGGTCTCAAATATATTTAAGTATTTTAAAAGTTAA
- a CDS encoding methionyl-tRNA formyltransferase, whose protein sequence is MQYKIDLYLKTYKGLSVLKAIISKNFHYLVNRVIIGIDKNSENDYSNEIINLCAFYQLKYCLENNTESDFDESEYTFAISWNKIIPYKKTKLIVFHESLLPKYRGFSPLVNQLLNAETEIGVSAFYATNEFDKGDIIFQEKISINYPIKINEAIELVSEIYNSIIIHILELIIANIKLPRIKQDEESASYSIWREYKDYFIDWNRSSSYIKRFVDAVGYPYLGARTYIKNQEIIIINSEVYSDLKIEINDIGKVILLDKEYPIVICGNGLLKITEAIFSETKNSILPLKNYRTRFYS, encoded by the coding sequence ATGCAATATAAAATAGATTTATACCTTAAAACTTATAAAGGGTTATCCGTATTAAAAGCTATTATTAGTAAAAATTTTCATTATCTAGTTAATAGAGTTATTATAGGTATTGATAAAAATAGCGAAAATGATTATTCAAATGAAATAATTAATTTATGTGCTTTCTATCAATTAAAGTATTGTTTAGAAAATAATACAGAATCAGATTTTGATGAAAGTGAATACACATTTGCAATCTCCTGGAATAAGATTATACCATACAAAAAAACAAAACTTATTGTTTTTCATGAATCTTTACTTCCAAAATATCGAGGATTTAGCCCGTTGGTTAATCAATTATTAAATGCTGAAACAGAGATTGGTGTATCTGCTTTTTATGCTACTAATGAATTCGATAAGGGAGATATTATTTTTCAAGAAAAGATTAGTATTAATTATCCAATTAAAATTAATGAGGCAATTGAACTAGTTAGCGAGATTTACAACTCAATAATAATTCATATTTTAGAATTAATTATAGCGAATATAAAATTACCAAGAATAAAACAGGATGAAGAATCAGCATCTTATAGCATTTGGCGTGAGTATAAAGATTATTTTATTGATTGGAATAGAAGTAGCTCTTATATTAAGCGTTTTGTAGATGCAGTTGGGTATCCATACTTAGGAGCAAGAACTTATATTAAAAATCAGGAGATTATTATTATTAACAGTGAAGTGTATTCAGATTTAAAAATAGAAATAAACGACATTGGCAAGGTAATACTACTTGATAAAGAGTATCCAATTGTTATTTGCGGTAATGGACTATTAAAAATTACTGAAGCCATATTTTCTGAAACTAAAAATAGTATTTTACCATTAAAAAATTATCGAACTAGATTTTATTCATGA
- a CDS encoding glycosyltransferase family 2 protein, translating into MPYFSVVTPVYGCKTSLYELYFRLTGVLETLNTDYEIIMVNDASPDGAWDTILEFANKDKRVKGINLSRNFGQHYAITAGLDHCNGEWVVVMDCDLQDQPEEIVKLYNKAKEGFDIVLARREKRKDTFFKRFWSYLFYKALSYFTDTKQDRTIANFGIYKYKVIESISRMEDNVRYFPTMVHWVGFRKIEICVEHCYRVNGKSSYNFKSLLNLAFNNIIAFSNKPLKLVIKFGFLIVFTSILFAFYNLLQYFKGNIIVTGYTSLIISIWFLSGIIISVIGIVGIYIGQIFDKIKQRPMYIISDKLNL; encoded by the coding sequence ATGCCATACTTTTCTGTTGTAACCCCAGTTTATGGCTGTAAAACCAGTTTGTATGAATTGTATTTTCGACTTACAGGGGTACTTGAAACCTTAAATACTGATTATGAAATAATTATGGTAAATGATGCAAGTCCTGATGGTGCTTGGGATACTATTTTGGAGTTTGCAAATAAAGATAAAAGAGTTAAAGGGATTAACCTTTCCCGCAATTTTGGTCAGCATTATGCTATAACTGCAGGATTAGATCATTGTAATGGTGAATGGGTGGTTGTAATGGATTGTGATCTCCAGGATCAACCGGAGGAAATTGTTAAATTATATAATAAAGCGAAAGAAGGATTTGATATTGTATTAGCAAGACGTGAAAAGAGAAAAGACACTTTTTTTAAGCGATTTTGGTCATATCTTTTTTATAAAGCACTAAGTTATTTTACAGATACTAAGCAAGATAGAACAATAGCCAATTTTGGAATTTACAAATATAAAGTTATTGAAAGTATTTCTAGAATGGAAGATAATGTCAGATATTTTCCTACAATGGTTCATTGGGTCGGATTTAGAAAAATTGAAATATGTGTAGAACATTGCTATAGGGTCAATGGAAAATCATCATATAATTTTAAAAGTTTATTGAATTTGGCTTTTAATAATATCATTGCTTTTTCAAACAAACCATTAAAACTAGTCATTAAATTTGGATTTTTAATTGTATTTACATCTATTCTATTTGCTTTTTATAATCTATTACAATATTTTAAAGGGAATATAATTGTAACAGGATATACAAGTTTAATTATTTCGATATGGTTTTTATCCGGAATTATTATTTCGGTAATAGGAATAGTTGGTATATATATAGGACAAATATTTGATAAAATAAAACAAAGACCAATGTATATTATTTCTGACAAACTTAATTTATAA
- a CDS encoding NAD-dependent epimerase translates to MKILITGTAGFIGFHLAKRLIERGDELVGLDCINDYYDVNLKYSRLDQTGINRDKIEYGKFVQSSKFNNYTFIKLKLEDRESILELFQKEKFNKVCNLAAQAGVRYSIENPFTYIDSNIVGFINILEGCRQNEIKHLVYASSSSVYGLNEIMPFSTHQNVDHPISLYAASKKSNELMAHTYSYLYGLPTTGLRFFTVYGPWGRPDMALFLFTKAILEGKSINVYNNGNMQRDFTYVDDIVEGIVRVIDNPPRPNSEWTGNVPDPSSSVAPYKIYNIGNSNPVKLMDFIKAIENSLGTLAIKNFLPIQAGDVPATWADVEDLIKTTGYKPSTNVQEGIDKFIEWYKEYYE, encoded by the coding sequence ATCACAGGTACTGCCGGTTTTATTGGTTTCCATCTTGCAAAACGACTTATTGAAAGGGGAGATGAGCTAGTTGGATTGGATTGCATTAACGATTACTATGATGTTAATCTAAAATACTCACGTCTTGACCAAACGGGGATTAACAGGGACAAGATTGAGTATGGAAAGTTCGTTCAAAGTTCAAAATTCAATAATTACACGTTTATCAAGTTGAAACTCGAAGATAGAGAATCTATACTTGAACTATTTCAAAAAGAAAAATTTAATAAAGTTTGCAATTTAGCGGCACAGGCAGGTGTTCGTTATAGTATTGAAAACCCATTTACATACATCGATAGTAATATAGTTGGATTTATTAATATCCTTGAAGGTTGTAGGCAAAATGAAATTAAGCATTTAGTTTATGCAAGTAGTTCAAGCGTTTATGGGCTAAATGAAATTATGCCTTTTTCAACCCATCAAAACGTAGATCACCCTATTAGTCTTTATGCCGCTAGTAAAAAAAGCAATGAGCTTATGGCTCATACATATAGTTATCTATATGGATTGCCAACAACTGGTTTGAGATTTTTTACTGTATATGGTCCTTGGGGAAGACCCGACATGGCTCTGTTTCTATTTACAAAGGCAATTCTTGAGGGTAAATCAATCAATGTTTACAATAATGGCAACATGCAACGAGATTTTACTTATGTTGATGATATTGTTGAAGGAATTGTAAGGGTCATAGATAATCCTCCCAGGCCAAACTCAGAATGGACAGGTAATGTACCTGATCCTTCATCATCAGTTGCACCATACAAAATCTATAATATTGGTAATAGTAATCCAGTTAAACTTATGGATTTTATTAAGGCAATAGAGAATTCACTTGGGACGTTGGCTATTAAAAACTTTTTACCAATTCAAGCAGGGGATGTTCCTGCTACTTGGGCAGATGTCGAAGATCTAATAAAAACTACTGGCTACAAGCCTTCAACTAATGTTCAAGAGGGTATTGATAAGTTTATAGAATGGTATAAAGAGTATTATGAATGA